In Cyclopterus lumpus isolate fCycLum1 chromosome 17, fCycLum1.pri, whole genome shotgun sequence, a genomic segment contains:
- the ubtfl gene encoding upstream binding transcription factor, like isoform X1, whose product MMNGSSSVSVAQSSRIKNEPDDWTKEDCLTLLERIRSLLPDDDGMKYKTTESHYDWDKVGFGRFSGDTCRHKWQKVSSEVRKYRTMTELIVDAMEFVKNPYKGKKLKTHPDFPKKPLTPYFRFFMEKRAKYAKIHPEMSNLDLTKILSKKYKELPDKKKQKYVTEFQQEKEAFEKNMARFKEEHPELIEERKKSDLPEKPKTPQQLWYNHEKKTYMKLHPEVSPKELKEALRRQWSQLSDKRRLKWISKALELQKDYEGSMRAYHEAHPDVTSDDHVRSVLTKAERQLKDKFDGRPTKPPPNGYSLYCAELMVNMKDVPSTERMVLCSKRWKLMTQKEKDMFQKRCEQRKKQYDVDLQRFLESLPDEERDRVMGEEKPGGSRGGVASSPHRAKSLAKVVSLGREAEPETWTPAGQPKDRRDGKKTAKLPETPKTAEEMWQHSVMGDYLAKYRSDRRKAQAAVEAAWKSMEKKEKIPWIKKAAEDQKRYEVQYQHVRELLDMRTPPAAQNQRKPKFDGEPKKPPVSGYQMFSQELLTNGELNHFSLKERMVEIGKRWHKLTQSQKDKYKKMVEEQQGEYKAELEDWVESLSPQERAVYKEFSSSKRRSNTKVRSSPAAKVRVTAKGKAASSRAATQPVGVAKRAMAYRAKQDMSDSTEKSDSSDSDEDDETSGSTDSDDDDEDQSSSDESSDSDSD is encoded by the exons ATGATGaacggcagcagcagcgtctCGGTGGCTCAGAGCTCCAGGATAAAAAACGAACCAg ATGACTGGACGAAGGAGGACTGTCTCACTCTCCTGGAGAGGATTCGTTCTCTGTTGCCGGACGACGACGGCATGAAGTACAAAACCACCGAGTCGCACTACGACTGGGACAAAGTCGGTTTCGGCCGCTTCTCCGGAGACACATGCCGCCATAAATGGCAGAAAGTTTCCTCTGAG gTCCGTAAGTACCGAACGATGACGGAGCTCATCGTGGACGCCATGGAGTTCGTGAAGAATCCGTACAAAGGGAAGAAACTGAAG ACTCATCCAGATTTCCCCAAAAAGCCTCTGACTCCATACTTCCGCTTCTTCATGGAGAAACGAGCCAAATACGCCAAAATCCACCCGGAGATGAGCAACCTGGACCTGACCAAGATCCTGTCCAAGAAGTACAAGGAGCTGCCCGACAAGAAGAAG CAAAAGTACGTCACAGAGTTTCAACAGGAGAAAGAAGCGTTTGAGAAGAACATGGCTCGATTCAA GGAGGAGCACCCCGAGCTGATcgaggagaggaagaagtcCGACCTGCCGGAGAAACCGAAAACTCCTCAACAGCTGTGGTACAACCACGAGAAGAAGACCTACATGAAGCTGCACccagag gTGAGTccgaaggagctgaaggaggctCTGAGGAGACAGTGGTCCCAACTGTCTGACAAGAGGAGACTCAAGTGGATCAGCAAGGCCCTGGAGCTCCAGAAGGACTACGAG ggcAGTATGAGAGCATATCATGAAGCTCATCCAGATGTGACCTCTGATGATCACGTCCGGTCCGTCCTCACTAAAGCAGAGAGACAGCTGAAGGACAAATTTGATGGGCGGCCAACAAAACCACCACC CAACGGGTACTCCCTGTACTGCGCCGAGCTCATGGTGAACATGAAGGATGTGCCCAGCACGGAGCGCATGGTGCTCTGCAGCAAGCGCTGGAAGCTGATGAcgcagaaggagaaggacatgTTCCAGAAGCGCTGCGAGCAG aGGAAGAAGCAGTACGACGTGGACCTGCAAAGGTTCCTGGAG AGTCTTCCGGACGAGGAACGTGACCGCGTTATGGGCGAGGAGAAACCGGGCGGGTCcagagggggcgtggcctccaGCCCGCACAGAGCCAAGTCTCTGGCCAAG GTGGTGTCTCTCGGTCGGGAGGCGGAGCCAGAGACGTGGACGCCTGCCGGACAACCAAAGGACCGACGGGACGGGAAGAAGACGGCGAAGCTCCCGGAGACGCCGAAAACCGCTGAAGAGATGTGGCAGCACAGCGTGATGGGAGACTACCTGGCCAAATACAGA AGCGACCGCAGGAAGGCTCAGGCTGCGGTCGAGGCGGCCTGGAAGTcgatggagaagaaggagaagattcCTTGGATCAAGAAGGCGGCGGAGGACCAGAAGCGTTACGAGGTTCAGTACCAACATGTG AGGGAGCTGTTGGACATGAGGACTCCACCTGCAGCTCAGAACCAGAGGAAACCCAAGTTTGATGGAGAACCAAAGAAACCTccagt GAGTGGGTATCAGATGTTCTCCCAGGAGTTGCTGACCAATGGCGAGCTGAACCACTTCAGCCTGAAGGAGCGCATGGTGGAGATCGGGAAGAGGTGGCACAAACTGACCCAGAGTCAGAAAGACAAGTACAAGaagatggtggaggagcagcagggggaGTACAAGGCCGAGCTGGAGGACTGGGTCGAG tctctgtctcctcaggAACGAGCCGTCTACAAAGAGTTCTCCTCCTCG AAGCGTCGCAGCAACACTAAAGTTCGCAGCAGTCCAGCAGCTAAAGTCCGCGTGACGGCGAAGGGGAAGGCGGCCAGTTCGAGAGCCGCAACGCAGCCGGTCGGCGTCGCCAAGAGGGCAATGGCGTACAGAGCCAAG CAGGACATGTCCGACTCCACCGAGAAGAGCGACTCGTCCGActctgatgaagatgatgagaCGTCAGGAAGCACAGACAGTGACGAC GACGATGAAGATCAGAGCTCCTCGGATGAATCCAGTGACTCTGACTCGGATTAG
- the ubtfl gene encoding upstream binding transcription factor, like isoform X3 produces MMNGSSSVSVAQSSRIKNEPDDWTKEDCLTLLERIRSLLPDDDGMKYKTTESHYDWDKVGFGRFSGDTCRHKWQKVSSEVRKYRTMTELIVDAMEFVKNPYKGKKLKTHPDFPKKPLTPYFRFFMEKRAKYAKIHPEMSNLDLTKILSKKYKELPDKKKQKYVTEFQQEKEAFEKNMARFKEEHPELIEERKKSDLPEKPKTPQQLWYNHEKKTYMKLHPEVSPKELKEALRRQWSQLSDKRRLKWISKALELQKDYEGSMRAYHEAHPDVTSDDHVRSVLTKAERQLKDKFDGRPTKPPPNGYSLYCAELMVNMKDVPSTERMVLCSKRWKLMTQKEKDMFQKRCEQRKKQYDVDLQRFLESLPDEERDRVMGEEKPGGSRGGVASSPHRAKSLAKVVSLGREAEPETWTPAGQPKDRRDGKKTAKLPETPKTAEEMWQHSVMGDYLAKYRSDRRKAQAAVEAAWKSMEKKEKIPWIKKAAEDQKRYERELLDMRTPPAAQNQRKPKFDGEPKKPPVSGYQMFSQELLTNGELNHFSLKERMVEIGKRWHKLTQSQKDKYKKMVEEQQGEYKAELEDWVESLSPQERAVYKEFSSSKRRSNTKVRSSPAAKVRVTAKGKAASSRAATQPVGVAKRAMAYRAKQDMSDSTEKSDSSDSDEDDETSGSTDSDDDDEDQSSSDESSDSDSD; encoded by the exons ATGATGaacggcagcagcagcgtctCGGTGGCTCAGAGCTCCAGGATAAAAAACGAACCAg ATGACTGGACGAAGGAGGACTGTCTCACTCTCCTGGAGAGGATTCGTTCTCTGTTGCCGGACGACGACGGCATGAAGTACAAAACCACCGAGTCGCACTACGACTGGGACAAAGTCGGTTTCGGCCGCTTCTCCGGAGACACATGCCGCCATAAATGGCAGAAAGTTTCCTCTGAG gTCCGTAAGTACCGAACGATGACGGAGCTCATCGTGGACGCCATGGAGTTCGTGAAGAATCCGTACAAAGGGAAGAAACTGAAG ACTCATCCAGATTTCCCCAAAAAGCCTCTGACTCCATACTTCCGCTTCTTCATGGAGAAACGAGCCAAATACGCCAAAATCCACCCGGAGATGAGCAACCTGGACCTGACCAAGATCCTGTCCAAGAAGTACAAGGAGCTGCCCGACAAGAAGAAG CAAAAGTACGTCACAGAGTTTCAACAGGAGAAAGAAGCGTTTGAGAAGAACATGGCTCGATTCAA GGAGGAGCACCCCGAGCTGATcgaggagaggaagaagtcCGACCTGCCGGAGAAACCGAAAACTCCTCAACAGCTGTGGTACAACCACGAGAAGAAGACCTACATGAAGCTGCACccagag gTGAGTccgaaggagctgaaggaggctCTGAGGAGACAGTGGTCCCAACTGTCTGACAAGAGGAGACTCAAGTGGATCAGCAAGGCCCTGGAGCTCCAGAAGGACTACGAG ggcAGTATGAGAGCATATCATGAAGCTCATCCAGATGTGACCTCTGATGATCACGTCCGGTCCGTCCTCACTAAAGCAGAGAGACAGCTGAAGGACAAATTTGATGGGCGGCCAACAAAACCACCACC CAACGGGTACTCCCTGTACTGCGCCGAGCTCATGGTGAACATGAAGGATGTGCCCAGCACGGAGCGCATGGTGCTCTGCAGCAAGCGCTGGAAGCTGATGAcgcagaaggagaaggacatgTTCCAGAAGCGCTGCGAGCAG aGGAAGAAGCAGTACGACGTGGACCTGCAAAGGTTCCTGGAG AGTCTTCCGGACGAGGAACGTGACCGCGTTATGGGCGAGGAGAAACCGGGCGGGTCcagagggggcgtggcctccaGCCCGCACAGAGCCAAGTCTCTGGCCAAG GTGGTGTCTCTCGGTCGGGAGGCGGAGCCAGAGACGTGGACGCCTGCCGGACAACCAAAGGACCGACGGGACGGGAAGAAGACGGCGAAGCTCCCGGAGACGCCGAAAACCGCTGAAGAGATGTGGCAGCACAGCGTGATGGGAGACTACCTGGCCAAATACAGA AGCGACCGCAGGAAGGCTCAGGCTGCGGTCGAGGCGGCCTGGAAGTcgatggagaagaaggagaagattcCTTGGATCAAGAAGGCGGCGGAGGACCAGAAGCGTTACGAG AGGGAGCTGTTGGACATGAGGACTCCACCTGCAGCTCAGAACCAGAGGAAACCCAAGTTTGATGGAGAACCAAAGAAACCTccagt GAGTGGGTATCAGATGTTCTCCCAGGAGTTGCTGACCAATGGCGAGCTGAACCACTTCAGCCTGAAGGAGCGCATGGTGGAGATCGGGAAGAGGTGGCACAAACTGACCCAGAGTCAGAAAGACAAGTACAAGaagatggtggaggagcagcagggggaGTACAAGGCCGAGCTGGAGGACTGGGTCGAG tctctgtctcctcaggAACGAGCCGTCTACAAAGAGTTCTCCTCCTCG AAGCGTCGCAGCAACACTAAAGTTCGCAGCAGTCCAGCAGCTAAAGTCCGCGTGACGGCGAAGGGGAAGGCGGCCAGTTCGAGAGCCGCAACGCAGCCGGTCGGCGTCGCCAAGAGGGCAATGGCGTACAGAGCCAAG CAGGACATGTCCGACTCCACCGAGAAGAGCGACTCGTCCGActctgatgaagatgatgagaCGTCAGGAAGCACAGACAGTGACGAC GACGATGAAGATCAGAGCTCCTCGGATGAATCCAGTGACTCTGACTCGGATTAG
- the ubtfl gene encoding upstream binding transcription factor, like isoform X2 encodes MMNGSSSVSVAQSSRIKNEPDDWTKEDCLTLLERIRSLLPDDDGMKYKTTESHYDWDKVGFGRFSGDTCRHKWQKVSSEVRKYRTMTELIVDAMEFVKNPYKGKKLKTHPDFPKKPLTPYFRFFMEKRAKYAKIHPEMSNLDLTKILSKKYKELPDKKKQKYVTEFQQEKEAFEKNMARFKEEHPELIEERKKSDLPEKPKTPQQLWYNHEKKTYMKLHPEVSPKELKEALRRQWSQLSDKRRLKWISKALELQKDYEGSMRAYHEAHPDVTSDDHVRSVLTKAERQLKDKFDGRPTKPPPNGYSLYCAELMVNMKDVPSTERMVLCSKRWKLMTQKEKDMFQKRCEQRKKQYDVDLQRFLESLPDEERDRVMGEEKPGGSRGGVASSPHRAKSLAKVVSLGREAEPETWTPAGQPKDRRDGKKTAKLPETPKTAEEMWQHSVMGDYLAKYRSDRRKAQAAVEAAWKSMEKKEKIPWIKKAAEDQKRYEVQYQHVRELLDMRTPPAAQNQRKPKFDGEPKKPPVSGYQMFSQELLTNGELNHFSLKERMVEIGKRWHKLTQSQKDKYKKMVEEQQGEYKAELEDWVESLSPQERAVYKEFSSSKRRSNTKVRSSPAAKVRVTAKGKAASSRAATQPVGVAKRAMAYRAKDMSDSTEKSDSSDSDEDDETSGSTDSDDDDEDQSSSDESSDSDSD; translated from the exons ATGATGaacggcagcagcagcgtctCGGTGGCTCAGAGCTCCAGGATAAAAAACGAACCAg ATGACTGGACGAAGGAGGACTGTCTCACTCTCCTGGAGAGGATTCGTTCTCTGTTGCCGGACGACGACGGCATGAAGTACAAAACCACCGAGTCGCACTACGACTGGGACAAAGTCGGTTTCGGCCGCTTCTCCGGAGACACATGCCGCCATAAATGGCAGAAAGTTTCCTCTGAG gTCCGTAAGTACCGAACGATGACGGAGCTCATCGTGGACGCCATGGAGTTCGTGAAGAATCCGTACAAAGGGAAGAAACTGAAG ACTCATCCAGATTTCCCCAAAAAGCCTCTGACTCCATACTTCCGCTTCTTCATGGAGAAACGAGCCAAATACGCCAAAATCCACCCGGAGATGAGCAACCTGGACCTGACCAAGATCCTGTCCAAGAAGTACAAGGAGCTGCCCGACAAGAAGAAG CAAAAGTACGTCACAGAGTTTCAACAGGAGAAAGAAGCGTTTGAGAAGAACATGGCTCGATTCAA GGAGGAGCACCCCGAGCTGATcgaggagaggaagaagtcCGACCTGCCGGAGAAACCGAAAACTCCTCAACAGCTGTGGTACAACCACGAGAAGAAGACCTACATGAAGCTGCACccagag gTGAGTccgaaggagctgaaggaggctCTGAGGAGACAGTGGTCCCAACTGTCTGACAAGAGGAGACTCAAGTGGATCAGCAAGGCCCTGGAGCTCCAGAAGGACTACGAG ggcAGTATGAGAGCATATCATGAAGCTCATCCAGATGTGACCTCTGATGATCACGTCCGGTCCGTCCTCACTAAAGCAGAGAGACAGCTGAAGGACAAATTTGATGGGCGGCCAACAAAACCACCACC CAACGGGTACTCCCTGTACTGCGCCGAGCTCATGGTGAACATGAAGGATGTGCCCAGCACGGAGCGCATGGTGCTCTGCAGCAAGCGCTGGAAGCTGATGAcgcagaaggagaaggacatgTTCCAGAAGCGCTGCGAGCAG aGGAAGAAGCAGTACGACGTGGACCTGCAAAGGTTCCTGGAG AGTCTTCCGGACGAGGAACGTGACCGCGTTATGGGCGAGGAGAAACCGGGCGGGTCcagagggggcgtggcctccaGCCCGCACAGAGCCAAGTCTCTGGCCAAG GTGGTGTCTCTCGGTCGGGAGGCGGAGCCAGAGACGTGGACGCCTGCCGGACAACCAAAGGACCGACGGGACGGGAAGAAGACGGCGAAGCTCCCGGAGACGCCGAAAACCGCTGAAGAGATGTGGCAGCACAGCGTGATGGGAGACTACCTGGCCAAATACAGA AGCGACCGCAGGAAGGCTCAGGCTGCGGTCGAGGCGGCCTGGAAGTcgatggagaagaaggagaagattcCTTGGATCAAGAAGGCGGCGGAGGACCAGAAGCGTTACGAGGTTCAGTACCAACATGTG AGGGAGCTGTTGGACATGAGGACTCCACCTGCAGCTCAGAACCAGAGGAAACCCAAGTTTGATGGAGAACCAAAGAAACCTccagt GAGTGGGTATCAGATGTTCTCCCAGGAGTTGCTGACCAATGGCGAGCTGAACCACTTCAGCCTGAAGGAGCGCATGGTGGAGATCGGGAAGAGGTGGCACAAACTGACCCAGAGTCAGAAAGACAAGTACAAGaagatggtggaggagcagcagggggaGTACAAGGCCGAGCTGGAGGACTGGGTCGAG tctctgtctcctcaggAACGAGCCGTCTACAAAGAGTTCTCCTCCTCG AAGCGTCGCAGCAACACTAAAGTTCGCAGCAGTCCAGCAGCTAAAGTCCGCGTGACGGCGAAGGGGAAGGCGGCCAGTTCGAGAGCCGCAACGCAGCCGGTCGGCGTCGCCAAGAGGGCAATGGCGTACAGAGCCAAG GACATGTCCGACTCCACCGAGAAGAGCGACTCGTCCGActctgatgaagatgatgagaCGTCAGGAAGCACAGACAGTGACGAC GACGATGAAGATCAGAGCTCCTCGGATGAATCCAGTGACTCTGACTCGGATTAG